TGGGTCCACAGGCGCAGCTGGCATTCAAAGATGTTTGGTAGTCTGTCTTTAACCTTGTAGGtgtacaaaaaagaaagaaagcagctGTTAAAGGTTGGATATGATCAATCTGGACTATCTGTTAAGAGGTGACAGTGCGACTGTACCTGAAGAGTACTGAGTGAATCTAAGAGGGTGCACACTTTTCCGGGTACAGCTTTCCCCAGAAGGTCCTGCAAGAAGCACTCCCTCTGAGTGGCGTTCCAGCCCTGGAACCAGCTCAGGACACACCGCTGCTCCTGGAGGCTTACGTAGGATATGGGCTCCAGCTCTCTCATCTTAGCTGCACTCGGTGAAGCTAAGGACAGGTTCCCAAGGCTGGGAGGGCTGACTACACCATGTGAAACTGATGGAAAGTCCCCCGGGCTGGGAGTGGAGTAGCCGGTCCAGTGTTGTGTTGCCATGGTCGGTGATCCCTCTGTCGGACCTCTGTGCCTGGAGTTGTGAGCGCTAGACAGCATGTCAGCGGCCGTGAGTCTGTGGCTGTCTgcgggctgctgctgctgctgctgctgatttaGGCCTGGACTGACATAATTGAACCACGACATCTTTGGTAAAGCCGGTTTGTTTCAGCCTGAGGAAAGCCAGCTTTTCCTCTGCTGTAAGTTATTCAGCTCAGCACAGGGAGACTGCTCTGGTCTGGGTAACGTTATCATGTAGCTTAGCTTATATAGCCTATTTGCAACACTACTGTAGGAGTCTTAATTTAGACCTATTGTCCCAATTAACTGCTAAAACATAAATGGTTGAaagtattcctttttttaaacgttaATCACCTTATTGACGAGATATTTGAAGTGCAGCACTGACGAACGAGTCATTCTGCTAATCTTTCTGACAAACCGGAAGAGTGCGCACCGTGCACATAGCTAGACAGTTACAGGCTCATTGGCTTTGTCATGTAGGCGATCAAACTTGCGCAAAATATGCGCAAAGTTTGTTATcgacaaaataaaaagatttaaacgGTAATTTGTGCATActatatatagaatatacatatatatacatccAATAGTactacaaattaataaaatgttctcTGGGCTATAAATGTTGATAcatctttattttcaaattatgcactaacaaacaacaaacaggcTATATAGAGAATATTTGTTGTATACCAGGAGTTACAGTCTAACGCTGTCTTGGGGTCTATGTGGAAAATACATAACATCAAGAAATAAATTTTGACCAAATGACAACCACAAAATTCTTTAAGTCTTTAAGGCTTTGGGATTGGAGTGCTGAATAGTTTTTATAgtttaatttcattcataaacactttaaataaaggttattgtTATAAAATTTACTTTTGTGAAAGGGAAATTTGCtaagataataaaaaagatttatgaTAAGGTTGAAATCGTCAACGATGACGCTGGGTGGAGGAAGGCGTTGCTCGTCGCTCTCGCTGTGAACTGACTAGAGGAACGGAAAATGGCGGATCTGGAAGACGTTAAGCTGGACGGGAGATCGCTACAGTCCCTTCGAGTAGCGGATTTAAAAGCTGCTCTTGAGGAGAGAGGACTCTCGAAAAGTGGGCAGAAGAATGCTTTAATAAAAAGACTCAAAGGGGTGAGTTCTGCTGAGAAATACGGGACCACGGTTGCTTCGAGCTACCGTTAACGAGAAAACAGGCTGATGTTCTCTCGAGGGCCGACAACTATCGTTACTGCCGAGCAGCGTAGCAGAGTTATGGAGGTTGACGACCACCAATCAGCTGAGAAATATGTCTGTTTGCACTACGCGGTGGTTAAGCAGTGTGTTCGCCGCGTAGAATTATACCAACCGTAGAAAGACCCTAAGTTCAATCAACTTATGGGCTAATTTTAACGTCTGTGTCGGGCTATGTTGTCTTGTTAGCTCCTCTGGCTAACGCTGTGACTTGAGCGGTGGCCTGGTTTGCTAGTAGCTATCTGTtactgctagctagctaacggtgtCGGTCGCGAGCAATGTTGGTGTACTAGAGTTTAGCTAGGAGATCAATGTCACACAAGTTGTTAAGAAAGTCTATACCTATTACCAGCTTactatgtatatttatttaacgtagatgcaatgtttttaaatcgACACATTTCGCAGTTTTCCGCCAAATTTAGCATTAATTtagctttaaaatgtagccCAGGCCCGTGAGCTGCATAGGTTCTGTATGAGccagtttgtttacatttagacATGTTATCAACCTTATCTACCCCGCCAAGAAAGTTTGggcatgcttttctttttataagcGAATACCGCAATCACTTTACTGACGTTAGCATTTTTCCGCTGATATGCGCCACAGCAAGTGGTGTTAGCAtttgcttttgctttgtttaaTGTTTATGACCCTAATGTAGAattttgtcatcttttattTGTCATGTAGAATCTGAACATTGTTATTTAGTTATAACCTATAACAAATCTACACTGTCTGTTACCAGTGGATGGTTATATTAtcattactgttttttgttggtATTACACAGTTGTTTGATTTACTGCTTATCACTGCCCAAGATGTTGGAGATTATTGAACATAGCTTACTTCACAAAGTATTTGTGGTTTAcatatgtgtgcatgcaaaatAATTCAATCAGCAGATTGCGAGGATTGCCACATTGCTCACTGTCATGGAAGAGAtggataaaacaacacattttaaattaaagacaCGTAAAATTGAAACCAAGTTGGGCCAGGTAGCTTTTTCTTGCAACTCTGCCAACATCGTTTTCAGTCTGGTCTGCCAGTTGCCAGGCCTGGTCTTATTGACCCTTATGACTCTTACTGTGCTACTTGTTTGCTTCTGACCAGGTAACTCTGTTGTTGTCATCCTCCCCTTTTCCCACAAATTTCCTATTGCCTGCTACTGTACGCTATATCAAAGGCAACAATATTAAGAAAGCTATGCAGAATATTGTTTTTCCCATCTATGTTGATGGCATACCAAAGCACGTGTAGTGACTTATAACAGTTTAAGAATGGAAATGTTGGCAATAGTAATGATAAATGATTACTGAATACAGTACGTAGTAACTATGTTGTCTTAAATTTAACACACTCAACGCATCAGTACCAACTCTTAACACCTTGCAAAGAATGCCTGATTGTTATTTTCATCTAATTAATAAAGTCTATTGTCTCAATAACAGGCTCTCATGCTGGAGAATCTGCAGAGGACTTCCACTGCTCACATTGGGCTGCAGCCAAACTCACAGGTGACTGTCACGGagctttattttcctttcagcCGCTAAAGCCTCTTCCCATAAAATAACAGTATGAATGACAATTAGCAGAAAGGTATATACATTCTATTTTTAATGGTCTCTATATTTAGATTGGTGAGGAAATGAGCCAGAACAGCTTCATCAAGCAGTATCTGGCTAAACAGCAGGAGCTGCTGAGGCAGCGACTGGAGAGAGAAGCTCGTGAAGCATATGACACAAGTGGTAAGTGTGCAACTTAGTAAGGTACTATATACATCTCAGGTCTATTGTATGCAAATATTTTTGTGAttatatttatttctcttttataaACAGAGCCAGAGGACCACACAGAAGTTAATAACAGTACATCATGCCCTCCTCAAGTCCAGGTCAGAAATCTCTTACTTTTCTTACCTTGCATCAGTCACATTCTCTAATCTTTTTTTGGAGATTCTATGCTTCAAAGGAACCTGCTGGTAAGAGTGGTGCCAGATCATTTACATGATTTCNNNNNNNNNNNNccccccccccccccccccccttctgtcCTCACCAGGATGCCACACCAGCATTGGCTGAGCAGCACAAGCCACCTGGCCCCTCTGGTGGAGAGGGATTGTTTGGCGCAGTGAATGAGGAAGAGGGTAACAGGAACCAGGAGGCTGACATGTCTGGTCCTCCTGCTTCTGGCTCTGTGGTTCCTGGTGGTGAGCGCCGGCCAGACAAGGGGTCTGCCTCCAACAAAATTGCTGCTGACAGCGACGATGACGATAGTGAGGATGGCGAGGAGGATGGTGACGATGATGACTGGGAAAGCGGTGCTCGAAGAAGAAGCCACAGAGAGCCAGCAAAAGTGCCCACAACTAGAGAGAGGTCTGGTGCATCCTGTCAACCCCCGCAGCAGCACATGCCTTCCCTTTTGTCTCCTCAACTCCGCCAGCCGACACCTCCTCCCTCCCCACCTCCAGAGTTATCATTCCCCTTGCCTGACACCCCTAAACAGAGCCCCCCTAGTCCAGATGTAGCCCCAGCTAGGCGCTCATCCAGTACCTCTAGCTCTGGTTCATCCAGCAGCGGCAGCCGCAGTAGCAGCCCAGAGCCACAGAGGAGTGGACATGCTGAGCGCAAGCCAGGCCCACTGACCCTTCTGGCACGTAAAATGGCATCAGAAGGTGCTTTTTCGGGAGCAGGTTGGCACCGCGGCGCTGGGGAAGGTGATAGGCAGGACAGCAGTACTCCGGCTACATCATTTCCTGGCAGAGGTCATCCAGAGGGTCTGGTATCTGCCATCACTCACACAGCCAATACTGCAGGCCCTGTGTCATTTCCCATGATTTCAGGCACTCACCAGGGTATCACAGGAGCACAGTCGGCTCATATTCAAGTACCTGTGAGTTTGCTCAAAGCCACAGCAGCagaagagagggacagagagagggactCTCAGATATTAAGAGAAAAGGCCCTTGAGCTGCAAAGGCTACAGATGCAGAGAAAACTTGAGCAAGAACATGAGAGAGttctggagaaagagagaattgAACGTCAGCAGGCATTAGAAAGAGAAGAACGAGAAAAGGCTTTGCAGCGGGAGAGAGAACTTGCTCTAGAACgagagaggaaggagatggAACTAGCTTTGGCCAAAGAGAGGGAAGCGCAAGAACAAGCCTTGGCACAAGAGAGGGCCTTGGAGCTGGAGAGGCAGAAGGAGCTTGAAAGACAGAGGGCCCTGGAGCATGAACgtctgcagagagaaaaggaggagagagagaagcgagagagagaagaaatggTACGAGCAATGGAGCTAGAAAGAGCTAAGGCTTTGGAGcaggaaaggaaggagagagaaagagctctTGAGCAAGAGAGGCTACAGAGGGAAATAGCTCTGGAGGCTgagagaaaggagaaggagaggattGAGAGAGAAAAGGCTTTAGAGCAGGAAAGGTTGGAAAGAGaaaggttagagagagagaaagccttagagaaagagagactagAGAGGGAGAAAGCCTTGGAGCAAGAGCGACTAGAGAGGGAGAAAGCCTTGGAGCAAGAGAGACTAGAAGTGGAAAGAGCCCTGGTGCAAGAGCGactagagaaagaaaaagccaTAGAGCAAGAGCGAATTGAGCGAGAGAAAGCATTGGAGCAGGAGCGAATTGAGCGAGAGAAAGCCTTGGAGCAAGAGCGAATTGATCGAGAAAAAGCCTTAGAGCAAGAGCgaattgagaaagaaaaagcctTAGAGCAAGAGCAAATTGAGAAAGAGAAGGCCTTAGAGCAAGAGAgaattaaaagagagaaagccTTAGAGCAAGAGAGaattgaaagagagaaagccTTTGAGCAAAAGAGaattgaaagagagaaagccTTAGAGCAAGAGagaattgagagagagaaagtcttggagcgagagaaagagaggttgGAGCGGGAGAGAGCCTTAGAACAGAGGTTAGAGCTTgagaggaaggaaaaggagagaaatgaGAGGGACAAAGCATTAGAGCAAGAAAGGATAGAGAGGGAAAAGGCCTTacgagagagggaggaaaaagagagattgGAGAGAGAGGCAGCTCTGGAACAGGTgaggaaggagaaggaaagagccgaaaaggagaagaaagagaggctggagagagagaaagctttagagaaggaaaagaaggagatggagagggcACTCGAACAAGAAAGGTTAAAGAAGGAGCAAGCAATGcaggaagaaaaggaggagcaggagagggCCCTGgaacaggagaaagagagagctaGGGGGACTGAAAAGGATAGGGAGAGTCACCTCCCTCCTTCCAAACATGGCCGTGAGATTGGTCTTACCCCCCTGCCCActcctccccccctctccaCAGGACCAGGTAGAAAGTCATCAACAGAAGCAGGAGAGCAAGAAGATGCCCATACTCCAATGTCCCGGTGTGAAGCAGCAGAATCCGGTGCACCCTTGCCAGCAACACTTCAGTTGCCTCAGTCCTCATTCAAGAAATTCCGGTTTTTACGGGACTCCCCAATTCAGCTCCAATCTTCTTCCCCTTCCATGGTCATAAAACGGCCTCGTAACTTTTCTGATACCGCCCAGCCTCGGGCCTCACATGTTTCCTCCCTCCCATCCTCCGCTGAACAGGAAGATCCACAGATGCGGACAAAACAGGAGGTTGTTGCCAGGGCGCCAGGATCTGAAGGGGCCCAGCCTGAGAAGGAGACCACTGTTAACACCTCAGTGGTCCTAAGTTCCAAAAAAGAAGGGGCCACCAGCCTAGTATTGGAGGAGAAAGATAAAGCAGATACTGTGAAGTCGGAACAGGCTGCCAAGGAAtccaccaaaaaaacaaaagaagtggATGAAAGTAAGGGTCCCACAAACCCAGTGGCTACTGCACAGCAGAGGGGAAGAGCTACAAACAAGGAAGAAAAACTAGTAAGACAAAGATCATCATCTAATGATTCCTCGTCGTCAGAATCGGACTCTCGGTCCTCGTCTTCTCGGTCCTCTGGCTCATCCACATCCTTTCAAGAGAAGACCTGCTCCACTTCAAGAATTAGAAGGGTAAGTGGTCTAAAAGGAACCTCTCACAAACAGTGCCTATTATTGTGggatttttcattcaatatagttttcatttgttttacactgataaacaaaaataatataatatatccTTTATTTGCTAagcacatctacacacacaatgaacacactctgcatttaacccattcTAACTAATAAGGAGCAGTGGGTAGCCAATGCCCAACTCCAGTTGCAATGCCAGTAGTCAATGGCACTGGGAGGAGTTACCTATCATGCATGTTTTATGTCTAAGCACTTCATCAAGCCAAAAATTGACCTGAATTAAGCAGAAAATAGAAAACGCGCAGTTTAAATGCTATATCATCGTCATTTAATCACTTTAGTCACTTGTGCGACCAACTGTATCggataataaattaaaaaggcaTAATCAAGGTGGAGCAAGTGTTACCCAGGCCTTTAAccattaattaaatgtaatgcaggcatgctgttttttcttcttcataaaacaGGAATAGACTGAAGTTTTTAAGCACCATGGCAGTCATCTATCCGCAATACATTGTCTTATTTAGCAATAGTTGTTTAAAGTCCCTCTGTCAGTTAGATGGTAttatcacagcagcagcagtctgctactttcatttataaatGGGATAAATTAATGTTATTGGTTTTTAACTATACATTCAGACATACAAGCAGTGTCTAGTTTTTAGGTGTGTTTAGCGCTCCATGGAGAGTTCAGCTCGGATTGTGCAGATGTTTTCTGACCATGCCTCTATGAGGAAAAGAGAGTAGACCTATCATTGTTCATTGATGCTTGACAATTCAGTACATTTTAAGCTAGCTTTCATGCCTTTACGGTAATAATTTCACCTCGGTATAGTTAAGGTTTCTTTAAGGGTTTAGCAGCACAGTGTTAgggttggagagagagagagagagagagagagagagagagagagagagagagagagagagagagagagagagaaaaaaaaacagtagagcCATGCACATGTGAATGTTTAGATGAAGGGGCAGGTGCAAACGCATTTTATAGTTTAAATAACTAGCTCTGTTTGTCATTGTGTACAACACTAGTTAGCTTACTTGCTTGTTACATGTAGACTAGTCAGATGCTCTGTATGCCCTTGAATCCGGA
The window above is part of the Etheostoma cragini isolate CJK2018 chromosome 12, CSU_Ecrag_1.0, whole genome shotgun sequence genome. Proteins encoded here:
- the acin1a gene encoding apoptotic chromatin condensation inducer in the nucleus isoform X4; translated protein: MADLEDVKLDGRSLQSLRVADLKAALEERGLSKSGQKNALIKRLKGALMLENLQRTSTAHIGLQPNSQIGEEMSQNSFIKQYLAKQQELLRQRLEREAREAYDTSEPEDHTEVNNSTSCPPQVQDATPALAEQHKPPGPSGGEGLFGAVNEEEGNRNQEADMSGPPASGSVVPGGERRPDKGSASNKIAADSDDDDSEDGEEDGDDDDWESGARRRSHREPAKVPTTRERSGASCQPPQQHMPSLLSPQLRQPTPPPSPPPELSFPLPDTPKQSPPSPDVAPARRSSSTSSSGSSSSGSRSSSPEPQRSGHAERKPGPLTLLARKMASEGAFSGAGWHRGAGEGDRQDSSTPATSFPGRGHPEGLVSAITHTANTAGPVSFPMISGTHQGITGAQSAHIQVPVSLLKATAAEERDRERDSQILREKALELQRLQMQRKLEQEHERVLEKERIERQQALEREEREKALQRERELALERERKEMELALAKEREAQEQALAQERALELERQKELERQRALEHERLQREKEEREKREREEMVRAMELERAKALEQERKERERALEQERLQREIALEAERKEKERIEREKALEQERLERERLEREKALEKERLEREKALEKEKKEMERALEQERLKKEQAMQEEKEEQERALEQEKERARGTEKDRESHLPPSKHGREIGLTPLPTPPPLSTGPGRKSSTEAGEQEDAHTPMSRCEAAESGAPLPATLQLPQSSFKKFRFLRDSPIQLQSSSPSMVIKRPRNFSDTAQPRASHVSSLPSSAEQEDPQMRTKQEVVARAPGSEGAQPEKETTVNTSVVLSSKKEGATSLVLEEKDKADTVKSEQAAKESTKKTKEVDESKGPTNPVATAQQRGRATNKEEKLVRQRSSSNDSSSSESDSRSSSSRSSGSSTSFQEKTCSTSRIRRDGTPERDSSPQHRVTQEAQAEGLKETPKASPGKREMSVEKSNATADGDSHTKKPFIEAPTREASQRKKDNEREEKTDKQRQLKETAMAEPEKLPETSEETPKGFSARKISISSSKLSPGTGSAEGEQDSGAAAGRKRRWGSSTAVTAKKPSISITTDSLKSLIPDIRPCLGQEAVVDLHPEEAVLSGAEDEERECSDQDLQIRRTVTQVVHSESQENGEKETKRSRHDELEEDEPQGDTEMTRTHEEKMDTSFPGAVESQSPSHSSHDVETNTVTPSDTLIRRSISQQKTGVSITIDDPVRTARQPSPPRGKVSNIVHISNLVRPFTLGQLKELLGRTGTLVEEGFWIDKIKSHCYVTYCSSDEAVATRAALHGVKWPQSNPKVLNVDFCQQDELDFQKGLGVAGKPGAEERGPGSGRGRTSALPSLLPERDQWAEREREMERREKARAEREWDRDKVREFGKPGEEKEEGPRRSRSRERRRKERGKSKEKKTEKKEKMAEDPPAKLLDDLFRKTKAAPCIYWLPLTEEQFVQREAAKAERMKEREKRRKEQDEEEEKKREEERKERVKAGGGPPGERSEGEKEKEKEKEKEKEKDRDGERDRDRDRGRDRERERERVRENDKRRDAYRRPEGRAAGVGRRSRSRSDPRERRR
- the acin1a gene encoding apoptotic chromatin condensation inducer in the nucleus isoform X3, with the protein product MADLEDVKLDGRSLQSLRVADLKAALEERGLSKSGQKNALIKRLKGALMLENLQRTSTAHIGLQPNSQIGEEMSQNSFIKQYLAKQQELLRQRLEREAREAYDTSEPEDHTEVNNSTSCPPQVQDATPALAEQHKPPGPSGGEGLFGAVNEEEGNRNQEADMSGPPASGSVVPGGERRPDKGSASNKIAADSDDDDSEDGEEDGDDDDWESGARRRSHREPAKVPTTRERSGASCQPPQQHMPSLLSPQLRQPTPPPSPPPELSFPLPDTPKQSPPSPDVAPARRSSSTSSSGSSSSGSRSSSPEPQRSGHAERKPGPLTLLARKMASEGAFSGAGWHRGAGEGDRQDSSTPATSFPGRGHPEGLVSAITHTANTAGPVSFPMISGTHQGITGAQSAHIQVPVSLLKATAAEERDRERDSQILREKALELQRLQMQRKLEQEHERVLEKERIERQQALEREEREKALQRERELALERERKEMELALAKEREAQEQALAQERALELERQKELERQRALEHERLQREKEEREKREREEMVRAMELERAKALEQERKERERALEQERLQREIALEAERKEKERIEREKALEQERLERERLEREKALEKERLEREKALEQERLEREKALEQERLEVERALVQERLEKEKAIEQEKALEQEQIEKEKALEQERIKREKALEQERIEREKAFEQKRIEREKALEQERIEREKVLEREKERLERERALEQRLELERKEKERNERDKALEQERIEREKALREREEKERLEREAALEQVRKEKERAEKEKKERLEREKALEKEKKEMERALEQERLKKEQAMQEEKEEQERALEQEKERARGTEKDRESHLPPSKHGREIGLTPLPTPPPLSTGPGRKSSTEAGEQEDAHTPMSRCEAAESGAPLPATLQLPQSSFKKFRFLRDSPIQLQSSSPSMVIKRPRNFSDTAQPRASHVSSLPSSAEQEDPQMRTKQEVVARAPGSEGAQPEKETTVNTSVVLSSKKEGATSLVLEEKDKADTVKSEQAAKESTKKTKEVDESKGPTNPVATAQQRGRATNKEEKLVRQRSSSNDSSSSESDSRSSSSRSSGSSTSFQEKTCSTSRIRRDGTPERDSSPQHRVTQEAQAEGLKETPKASPGKREMSVEKSNATADGDSHTKKPFIEAPTREASQRKKDNEREEKTDKQRQLKETAMAEPEKLPETSEETPKGFSARKISISSSKLSPGTGSAEGEQDSGAAAGRKRRWGSSTAVTAKKPSISITTDSLKSLIPDIRPCLGQEAVVDLHPEEAVLSGAEDEERECSDQDLQIRRTVTQVVHSESQENGEKETKRSRHDELEEDEPQGDTEMTRTHEEKMDTSFPGAVESQSPSHSSHDVETNTVTPSDTLIRRSISQQKTGVSITIDDPVRTARQPSPPRGKVSNIVHISNLVRPFTLGQLKELLGRTGTLVEEGFWIDKIKSHCYVTYCSSDEAVATRAALHGVKWPQSNPKVLNVDFCQQDELDFQKGLGVAGKPGAEERGPGSGRGRTSALPSLLPERDQWAEREREMERREKARAEREWDRDKVREFGKPGEEKEEGPRRSRSRERRRKERGKSKEKKTEKKEKMAEDPPAKLLDDLFRKTKAAPCIYWLPLTEEQFVQREAAKAERMKEREKRRKEQDEEEEKKREEERKERVKAGGGPPGERSEGEKEKEKEKEKEKEKDRDGERDRDRDRGRDRERERERVRENDKRRDAYRRPEGRAAGVGRRSRSRSDPRERRR
- the acin1a gene encoding apoptotic chromatin condensation inducer in the nucleus isoform X1 yields the protein MADLEDVKLDGRSLQSLRVADLKAALEERGLSKSGQKNALIKRLKGALMLENLQRTSTAHIGLQPNSQIGEEMSQNSFIKQYLAKQQELLRQRLEREAREAYDTSEPEDHTEVNNSTSCPPQVQDATPALAEQHKPPGPSGGEGLFGAVNEEEGNRNQEADMSGPPASGSVVPGGERRPDKGSASNKIAADSDDDDSEDGEEDGDDDDWESGARRRSHREPAKVPTTRERSGASCQPPQQHMPSLLSPQLRQPTPPPSPPPELSFPLPDTPKQSPPSPDVAPARRSSSTSSSGSSSSGSRSSSPEPQRSGHAERKPGPLTLLARKMASEGAFSGAGWHRGAGEGDRQDSSTPATSFPGRGHPEGLVSAITHTANTAGPVSFPMISGTHQGITGAQSAHIQVPVSLLKATAAEERDRERDSQILREKALELQRLQMQRKLEQEHERVLEKERIERQQALEREEREKALQRERELALERERKEMELALAKEREAQEQALAQERALELERQKELERQRALEHERLQREKEEREKREREEMVRAMELERAKALEQERKERERALEQERLQREIALEAERKEKERIEREKALEQERLERERLEREKALEKERLEREKALEQERLEREKALEQERLEVERALVQERLEKEKAIEQERIEREKALEQERIEREKALEQERIDREKALEQERIEKEKALEQEQIEKEKALEQERIKREKALEQERIEREKAFEQKRIEREKALEQERIEREKVLEREKERLERERALEQRLELERKEKERNERDKALEQERIEREKALREREEKERLEREAALEQVRKEKERAEKEKKERLEREKALEKEKKEMERALEQERLKKEQAMQEEKEEQERALEQEKERARGTEKDRESHLPPSKHGREIGLTPLPTPPPLSTGPGRKSSTEAGEQEDAHTPMSRCEAAESGAPLPATLQLPQSSFKKFRFLRDSPIQLQSSSPSMVIKRPRNFSDTAQPRASHVSSLPSSAEQEDPQMRTKQEVVARAPGSEGAQPEKETTVNTSVVLSSKKEGATSLVLEEKDKADTVKSEQAAKESTKKTKEVDESKGPTNPVATAQQRGRATNKEEKLVRQRSSSNDSSSSESDSRSSSSRSSGSSTSFQEKTCSTSRIRRDGTPERDSSPQHRVTQEAQAEGLKETPKASPGKREMSVEKSNATADGDSHTKKPFIEAPTREASQRKKDNEREEKTDKQRQLKETAMAEPEKLPETSEETPKGFSARKISISSSKLSPGTGSAEGEQDSGAAAGRKRRWGSSTAVTAKKPSISITTDSLKSLIPDIRPCLGQEAVVDLHPEEAVLSGAEDEERECSDQDLQIRRTVTQVVHSESQENGEKETKRSRHDELEEDEPQGDTEMTRTHEEKMDTSFPGAVESQSPSHSSHDVETNTVTPSDTLIRRSISQQKTGVSITIDDPVRTARQPSPPRGKVSNIVHISNLVRPFTLGQLKELLGRTGTLVEEGFWIDKIKSHCYVTYCSSDEAVATRAALHGVKWPQSNPKVLNVDFCQQDELDFQKGLGVAGKPGAEERGPGSGRGRTSALPSLLPERDQWAEREREMERREKARAEREWDRDKVREFGKPGEEKEEGPRRSRSRERRRKERGKSKEKKTEKKEKMAEDPPAKLLDDLFRKTKAAPCIYWLPLTEEQFVQREAAKAERMKEREKRRKEQDEEEEKKREEERKERVKAGGGPPGERSEGEKEKEKEKEKEKEKDRDGERDRDRDRGRDRERERERVRENDKRRDAYRRPEGRAAGVGRRSRSRSDPRERRR
- the acin1a gene encoding apoptotic chromatin condensation inducer in the nucleus isoform X2, encoding MADLEDVKLDGRSLQSLRVADLKAALEERGLSKSGQKNALIKRLKGALMLENLQRTSTAHIGLQPNSQIGEEMSQNSFIKQYLAKQQELLRQRLEREAREAYDTSEPEDHTEVNNSTSCPPQVQDATPALAEQHKPPGPSGGEGLFGAVNEEEGNRNQEADMSGPPASGSVVPGGERRPDKGSASNKIAADSDDDDSEDGEEDGDDDDWESGARRRSHREPAKVPTTRERSGASCQPPQQHMPSLLSPQLRQPTPPPSPPPELSFPLPDTPKQSPPSPDVAPARRSSSTSSSGSSSSGSRSSSPEPQRSGHAERKPGPLTLLARKMASEGAFSGAGWHRGAGEGDRQDSSTPATSFPGRGHPEGLVSAITHTANTAGPVSFPMISGTHQGITGAQSAHIQVPVSLLKATAAEERDRERDSQILREKALELQRLQMQRKLEQEHERVLEKERIERQQALEREEREKALQRERELALERERKEMELALAKEREAQEQALAQERALELERQKELERQRALEHERLQREKEEREKREREEMVRAMELERAKALEQERKERERALEQERLQREIALEAERKEKERIEREKALEQERLERERLEREKALEKERLEREKALEQERLEREKALEQERLEVERALVQERLEKEKAIEQERIEREKALEQERIEREKALEQERIDREKALEQERIEKEKALEQEQIEKEKALEQERIKREKALEQERIEREKAFEQKRIEREKALEQERIEREKVLEREKERLERERALEQRLELERKEKERNERDKALEQERIEREKALREREEKERLEREAALEQVRKEKERAEKEKKERLEREKALEKEKKEMERALEQERLKKEQAMQEEKEEQERALEQEKERARGTEKDRESHLPPSKHGREIGLTPLPTPPPLSTGPGRKSSTEAGEQEDAHTPMSRCEAAESGAPLPATLQLPQSSFKKFRFLRDSPIQLQSSSPSMVIKRPRNFSDTAQPRASHVSSLPSSAEQEDPQMRTKQEVVARAPGSEGAQPEKETTVNTSVVLSSKKEGATSLVLEEKDKADTVKSEQAAKESTKKTKEVDESKGPTNPVATAQQRGRATNKEEKLVRQRSSSNDSSSSESDSRSSSSRSSGSSTSFQEKTCSTSRIRRDGTPERDSSPQHRVTQEAQAEGLKETPKASPGKREMSVEKSNATADGDSHTKKPFIEAPTREASQRKKDNEREEKTDKQRQLKETAMAEPEKLPETSEETPKGFSARKISISSSKLSPGTGSAEGEQDSGAAAGRKRRWGSSTAVTAKKPSISITTDSLKSLIPDIRPCLGQEAVVDLHPEEAVLSGAEDEERECSDQDLQIRRTVTQVVHSESQENGEKETKRSRHDELEEDEPQGDTEMTRTHEEKMDTSFPGAVESQSPSHSSHDVETNTVTPSDTLIRRSISQQKTGVSITIDDPVRTARQPSPPRGKVSNIVHISNLVRPFTLGQLKELLGRTGTLVEEGFWIDKIKSHCYVTYCSSDEAVATRAALHGVKWPQSNPKVLNVDFCQQDELDFQKGLGVAGKPGAEERGPGSGRGRTSALPSLLPERDQWAEREREMERREKARAEREWDRDKVREFGKPGEEKEEGPRRSRSRERRRKERGKSKEKKTEKKEKMAEDPPAKLLDDLFRKTKAAPCIYWLPLTEEQFVQREAAKAERMKEREKRRKEQDEEEEKKREEERKERVKAGGGPPGERSEGEKEKDRDGERDRDRDRGRDRERERERVRENDKRRDAYRRPEGRAAGVGRRSRSRSDPRERRR